The Ananas comosus cultivar F153 linkage group 4, ASM154086v1, whole genome shotgun sequence region AGCAATTAATTATTAGTTGATAATTATTAGATNTCACATCAGTAATCTGTAatagagaacttacgtattcattgctgtttctatttctatttttattcttatatttaaaatttttcgtacggaaagagaaaaatgggcgTTAATTTTTTCGcagaaaaatgggtctgtcgacagatccaaatttgaatatacgtgcttttatatatatatatatatatatatattatatattttatttataattgatCAGGATTGGTACTCAGAAGAGATTGGTGGACTAGTGGGTCAACTTGCCCCCCTATGGTGCTAGCCACTATAAAACAATTCATGTGCTTGTGTTGATGTGTAAAtgtgtcaattaaaaaaaaagataaatctatTTATTTTGCACAATTAGATTCCACATAGTTAGTTGAAACACATTTctgaattaattaatgtatatcCACCCTCTGTCTTTATCAACNTTTAGCTTACATCAAatagtaatttaaaataaaatatatgacaAGAGATCGACagtgtcttctttttttttttttttttgagaaataagtagcacgctatttgattcgtttatttcatttagaaataaacttagctgaaaatataaatcaattataattcgaatttgagacctcaggtaccaaccattaagttctttgccacttactctagggatggtcggtgtTGACAGTGTcttattagatttatttttattttaatgatataaaaatattacatatatatatatatatatatatatatagaactaggctactatactattaatagcaccaagtcattggtgctaccaagtttttggccattggattaagNcttttttttttttttttttgagaaatagatagtacgctacctgattcgtttatttcatttaaaaataaacttagctgaaaatgtaaatcaactataattcgaatttgagacctcaggtaccaaccatcaagttatttgccacttactctagggatggtcggtgtCGACAGTGTcttattagatttatttttattttaatgatataaaaatattacatatatatatatatatacactagtaAAATATACATtcaaatgcacgtaataattattagaaaagttataatttttttaaattattttttaattttaggccatattttatatNtgtgcggttaggatgatgtgggccccctagggttgagtgggtggttgattgaatagtatgatctaacgggtgaaaatgatcacaagggtagatctaacgacggaaaacttggtagcaccaagtgctttgtgctattaatagcatagtagccggactctatatatatatatatatatatatctaaattttatttataattgatCAGGATTGGTACTGAGAAGAGATTGGTGGACTAGTGGGTCAACTTGGCCCCCTATGGTCCTAGCCACTATAAAACAATTCATGTGCTTGGGTTGATGTGTAAAtgtgtcaattaaaaaaaaagagataaatctatTTATTTTGCACAATTAGATTCCACATAGTTAGTTGAAACACATTTctgaattaattaatgtatatcCACCCTCTGTCTTTATCAACTTTAGTtattaaaactcaaaatttaaagtgtttaatccaagagttttaattatattattacaaATAAAAGGCTGACGATGCTTATTCTAAGTGTTGtagtcaaataaaataaaattttattcacctATAGATCGATGAGAAATTAATTCTTTAACCCTTTCTAATTTTAgttaacttgaattaaatagaaaattaatttattaaattcagcATCTGTTTTTCATATCACCTATTAACAGGTAATAAAACTACAATTATATTACTACAAAAAgtggtcaaaaaaaattaaatctaatgaAAAAACCATTGATTTAACCAAAGAACCATTAACATTCAACAAAATTCTCAAATTGTtcgagaaatatatatataaatatatatatatatatttatttatttaaatgcGGGAGGAAAAAATTACTATAAAATGATATGCACGTGTGAGTTgtacatttttcactttttaaaaGTCCCCAGTAAcgtccacaaaaaaaaaaaaaagaggaaaaaaaaaagggaaaaagaccAAATAAAAGAGCCACGTTTCGGGCGTAGAATACGGTCCGAATTGGACGGCACCCGCCGAGCGGGCCCCACCAGCCCCCACGTAACTGATCATCTACCGTCAGATCTCAATCCAACGGCGAGGAAACAATGCCATTTCCTTCCGCGAAGTTCCACCTACACCGGGACAAAAGGCTAGATTCACACGGTACACcgaattacaataaaaattatttaaaaaaagtaacAATGTGCCCATAGTCCCTCTACTACACTGTTATTTCCATCTAGTtcctaatatttaaaaaaagtttaattatcCTATAGTGCACACTATAAtttacaagtttttttttaaattttttactatgtatcatttttttttcaaagttgtcactcaaatattcttttttttaaaaaaaaaattcctgcaCTATAAGCAATAactctataatttttataaaagcagttacaaaatatttgtaaaaattgtcggagtatatatttaatttagtttgatataaaaaaataaaatatataaaattgatcaaaaattaatttttataaaaaaataatgtttaaagTTTCTAGGAATATGGttcaatttataaataaaagaaccTAAAAGTAGTCAATTAGGGAAAATATTTGTAGACTAAGTTGTAATATTTGGATAGTATAGGGACTATTCTAAAATTTCACCcctcaaattaaatatttaaatagctaaaactatataaaaaaagataaaaagtacTTGGTTATAAAACTGGGATGAGCATCCTCCCTCTCACAGTATAGCACTGGGGGACCAGCGCCCGCCATTAATGCCACTGcaccgaactctctctctctctctctctattccaACCGTAGAagaagagttctagagagagaaagctcaGAGACCTTCTCGAAGGTCTCGAGGGCGAGGACGAATCCTCAGAAGGGGCGCGAAATCGAAGGAGGAAGAGATCGAAAGGGGGGCGCGATCGATCCGATCCAACACCCTTTCAAACCCTAGCGATAACCCTCCGAAACTCCGAGTCCGAGCCCTCGAGGTGCTACGCTCTCGTTTCGGCGATCGATTCGGCTTCGTTCTCGTGGGTCTGGGCGAGGATTTGGTGGAAGCGATCGATTTGGGCGAGGATCGAAGAGTTTTGGCTTTTGTTGGCTTCGATTTGCGTACGCGATCTAGATGGGGAATTGTTGGGGTGCGAAGATTAGCTCGGAGAGCCCGTCCCGTAGTGTTTACACATCAGGTACTTGTTTGtgattcattattattataattttccattttcttcagatttttttagagtttttatgtttgtttgtttgtttgttttttttatgaTCATTACTGTTGCTATTTCAGGAAGTTTTATgtcatgtgtgtgtgtatgaaTATTTCTTATTGTTGCATCATTATGGTTTTACTTTACACTCTGTATGGAATCAAATCCAAGTATAATTCAATTGTTCTCAGTTCAGAAGATTCGTAACATATCCTTGGAAAGTAGTAAGAAAGCTAATATGACTATGCTAAGAAGGGATTCTTTTGGACCACAAATACATTATAACTAAGAGCAAATGAATTGTCACCAAATCCGGCCTTCAAAGATATGATTTGGTTATATTATGAATGATCAATCCATCTAAATCAATTGGAAAACCCATTAACCAACGGTTTCGGACCACGGATTTGAGAAAAATAGAGTTCCAATCGCTTACAATTGTAGAATTTACAAGTCCTGTGAAATTGTAGAGTAATCATGAGAACTGATTGGTAATTTGGTATGATTAATTCATACtgatttcttttcctttttattttttgggtgaAAATTTCCAACCAAATGAGATAATTATTTTTCACTATGACCGTGTTTCTGTAAAAGCTTACTTTCCTTCAAATGCTTTAGGGGCAAACTCCAAGTTCACAAGCCGTAATGCGAACGGGTTGAGCAGTTCGAGCAGTAGGGTTTCTGCATCTTCGGTTCCTCCGACCCCTCGAAGTGAGGGTGAGATATTACAGTCATCCAATGTTAAGAGCTTCACCTTTAATGAACTGAGGACCGCCACTAGAAACTTCCGTCCCGACAGTGTGTTGGGAGAGGGAGGCTTCGGGTCGGTTTTCAAGGGATGGATCGATGAGCACACATTTGCGGCCGCCAAGCCAGGGACCGGAATTGTTATTGCCGTCAAGAAACTAAACCAGGAAGGTTTTCAGGGTCACAGGGAATGGTTGGTGAGTACAGTTAGTTATTCCTGATAATAGTAAGGGTCAATTACCATTTTTCTCCCTAAAAATTGACCCAGTATTGAATTTCATTCTCTTGATAATTCTGACCGTTAGTTTCTTAAAATACTGTAGGCGGAGGTTAATTATCTCGGCCAATTATCTCATCCTAATCTCGTGAAACTTATCGGGTATTGCCTAGAGGATGAACAACGACTTCTTGTCTACGAATTTATGCCCCGTGGGAGCTTAGAGAATCACCTCTTCAGGAGTAAGTTCTTAATTGGTTATGTCTTTTATTGATACAAGATTAATGCACTATATATATCAGCATTTTGTATTTGCACAATTCACtcattaaatttaaatgatgGCTTAGGGGGTTCACACTTCCAACCACTCTCTTGGAACCTCCGTATGAAGGTAGCTCTTGGAGCTGCGAAGGGGCTCGCCTTTCTACACAGTGATAAGGCAAAAGTTATTTATCGTGATTTCAAGGCCTCTAACGTCCTTCTAGATTCTGTAcgtagttattttattttattttattttatttttcttcctttctgaTTATCTTTCGAGTAAAAAGAAGTTTAACTTTTACTATCAATTGTCTGTGACTATTTACAGCACTATAATGCGAAGCTTTCTGATTTTGGGCTAGCGAAGGACGGCCCAACTGGTGATAAGAGCCACGTCTCTACGAGGGTCATGGGAACGTATGGATATGCCGCTCCAGAATACCTTGCAACAGGTGATCTTCTTCCGCACCCCAGCTGTCTAGTATTTTCCAATTGCTTCTTAATTACGGCCGCATAATTCATGAAATTATTAGCAGGTTCCAGTTTATAGTTCACAGACTTTTTAATTTAGGAGTATTAGCAACCCATTGGGAAATAAAATCAAGACGAGAGTAATCGATCTtccaccttttttattttctttcatgttTAAACAAATACGTTTTTCGCTTTGATTTGTCTTCTTTTGGAATTTCCCCTCAATACTCTTCCACATTCCTGTTGAAACTTTCTACAGCTTATATCATAAGAGGCACATTTGGACTTTTAGCCCCAACTTGTGCGCATTAGTGAACACATGTGCTTTATTATTCTAGTAGGTTTGTTATCATGTTGAACATTCTGGTATTGGAAATGTATACATCTCTGTGATGTCATAACTAACGTCACAGAGATGCAGAATGTgcgcttttaatcattttatatatgCTATTCGGTATTGTTCATATCTGGGTTCATGCACATGTCCTACAGGACAATTAGATTCTTGGTATCATTCCATCTTATTTTTAAACAAGGAAGTGAATGGGAGAGTAAAGTTCTATTCTTATTATACTCAGTGTGTGTACCAGCTGGACAAGCTTGCATCTGCATACTTtacaaaagataaaataatgATATGTATCAATCCTATAAAGTAATGATATGTATCAATCCTTATAATCTAatgctatatattttttttctatttgaaggTCATTTGACTACAAAAAGCGATGTATACAGTTTCGGAGTAGTTCTTCTAGAAATGCTATCGGGACGCCGAGCCGTGGACAAGAACCGCCCAAATGGCGAGCACAATCTGGTGGAGTGGGCCAGGCCATACTTGACGAGCAAAAGAAAGATATTCCGTGTATTGGACCCTCGACTGGGGGCTCAATTCTCCCTAGCTGGGGCGCAAAAAGCTGCGGCTCTAGCTCTTGAGTGCTTATCGGTTGATGCCCGTTACAGGCCCAACATGGATCAGGTAGTCGTGGCTTTAGAAAAGATTCAAGACTGTAAAGACACGGCCAGGGATGCTCGCGCAGA contains the following coding sequences:
- the LOC109709243 gene encoding probable serine/threonine-protein kinase PBL10, whose product is MGNCWGAKISSESPSRSVYTSGANSKFTSRNANGLSSSSSRVSASSVPPTPRSEGEILQSSNVKSFTFNELRTATRNFRPDSVLGEGGFGSVFKGWIDEHTFAAAKPGTGIVIAVKKLNQEGFQGHREWLAEVNYLGQLSHPNLVKLIGYCLEDEQRLLVYEFMPRGSLENHLFRRGSHFQPLSWNLRMKVALGAAKGLAFLHSDKAKVIYRDFKASNVLLDSHYNAKLSDFGLAKDGPTGDKSHVSTRVMGTYGYAAPEYLATGHLTTKSDVYSFGVVLLEMLSGRRAVDKNRPNGEHNLVEWARPYLTSKRKIFRVLDPRLGAQFSLAGAQKAAALALECLSVDARYRPNMDQVVVALEKIQDCKDTARDARAEVKMSSTGFGSSKQRYRRRSSGEAVNGKAAYPRPSASPLGSSAK